In Cryptomeria japonica chromosome 10, Sugi_1.0, whole genome shotgun sequence, a genomic segment contains:
- the LOC131060812 gene encoding protein PLANT CADMIUM RESISTANCE 7, giving the protein MRKMSTPKEAEKEFEGYPPQNPHAHPHLQYVQPPPPQNSDAQLQFVPPPPPSLPPYPSPPPQQGNPLRPTEWSSRLCAWTEDPSLCLLIFFFPCITFGRIAEIVDEGSEKYGVSGVMYGLLCVTWYACFGVYGVICVPGFASCYSCRYRTKMRAKFNLAEIPCTDCLLHYFCEPCALCQEYKELKHRGYDPALGWKKNLQKQEHEMGTAMAPLVIPPMEK; this is encoded by the exons ATGAGAAAGATGAGTACTCCAAAGGAGGCAGAGAAAGAATTTGAAGGCTATCCCCCTCAAAATCCCCACGCTCACCCTCACCTGCAATATGTGCAGCCACCGCCACCTCAAAATTCTGACGCTCAGCTACAATTTGTGCCGCCGCCGCCGCCGTCGCTGCCGCCttatccctctcctcctcctcaacAGGGCAACCCGTTGCGTCCCACAGAGTGGTCTTCTCGCCTTTGCGCCTGGACCGAAGATCCATCCCTAT GTTTGCTCATATTCTTTTTCCCCTGCATCACTTTCGGGAGAATTGCAGAAATAGTGGACGAGGGTTCGGAGA AATACGGTGTGAGTGGAGTGATGTATGGGCTGCTCTGTGTAACGTGGTATGCGTGCTTTGGGGTGTATGGTGTGATTTGTGTTCCGGGGTTTGCTTCGTGCTATTCATGTAGGTACCGAACAAAGATGCGGGCCAAATTCAACCTGGCTGAGATCCCGTGCACTGATTGTCTGCTCCATTATTTCTGCGAGCCATGCGCGCTGTGCCAGGAATATAAAGAGCTCAAACATAGGGGATATGATCCTGCTCTCG GTTGGAAGAAGAACCTGCAAAAACAAGAGCACGAGATGGGAACCGCCATGGCACCTCTGGTCATTCCACCCATGGAAAAATGA